A genomic window from Diceros bicornis minor isolate mBicDic1 chromosome 35, mDicBic1.mat.cur, whole genome shotgun sequence includes:
- the ZNF26 gene encoding zinc finger protein 26 isoform X4, with amino-acid sequence MRLGAPCADQDPGQLRRQRSVRGVDGASPASVPPASGPSNARTEQRGMAAGCRTASCWGLLSFKDISLEFTWEEWQLLDSMQKYLYRNVILENYSNLLSVGYCGSKPDLIFKLEQGEEPCIINASISPQSCADVHSGWEESRTS; translated from the exons ATGCGGCTCGGAGCGCCCTGTGCAGACCAGGATCCTGGGCAGCTGAGGCGCCAACGGTCTGTCCGCGGCGTGGACGGAGCCAGCCCGGCCTCGGTCCCTCCTGCTTCAGGGCCGTCAAACG CCCGCACGGAGCAGCGCGGGATGGCCGCCGGGTGCCGGACAGCGTCGTGCTGG GGATTATTGTCATTCAAGGATATATCTCTGGAGTTCACCTGGGAAGAATGGCAGTTACTGGATTCTATGCAGAAGTACCTATACAGGAATGTGATACTGGAAAACTACAGCAACCTGCTGTCTGTGG GGTATTGtggttccaaacctgatttaatCTTCAAGttggagcaaggagaagagcCGTGCATAATAAATGCCAGCATTTCCCCTCAGAGCTGTGCAG ACGTGCACAGTGGCTGGGAAGAAAGCAGAACATCATAA
- the ZNF26 gene encoding zinc finger protein 26 isoform X5 produces MRLGAPCADQDPGQLRRQRSVRGVDGASPASVPPASGPSNARTEQRGMAAGCRTASCWACTRISQPQHYGHFGLNNSSLWRTVLCVVGC; encoded by the exons ATGCGGCTCGGAGCGCCCTGTGCAGACCAGGATCCTGGGCAGCTGAGGCGCCAACGGTCTGTCCGCGGCGTGGACGGAGCCAGCCCGGCCTCGGTCCCTCCTGCTTCAGGGCCGTCAAACG CCCGCACGGAGCAGCGCGGGATGGCCGCCGGGTGCCGGACAGCGTCGTGCTGG GCATGtaccaggatttctcaacctcagcactatggaCATTTTGGGCTGAATAATTCTTCTTTGTGGAGGActgtcctgtgcgttgtaggatgttga